Proteins from one Fibrobacter sp. genomic window:
- a CDS encoding AIR carboxylase family protein: MFNYTENAKVGIVAGSKSDQEVVDKITAVLDSFGIKWELNILSAHRTPNATAKYAKEAADRGLQVIIGVAGLAAALPGVLAA, encoded by the coding sequence ATGTTTAACTATACTGAAAATGCAAAGGTCGGTATCGTTGCTGGCAGCAAGAGCGACCAGGAAGTTGTAGACAAGATCACCGCTGTGCTGGATAGCTTCGGCATCAAGTGGGAACTCAATATTCTCTCTGCACACCGCACTCCCAACGCAACTGCAAAGTATGCCAAGGAAGCTGCAGACCGCGGTCTCCAGGTCATCATCGGTGTTGCTGGTCTCGCCGCCGCTCTTCCGGGCGTGCTGGCTGC